A window of the Archaeoglobus neptunius genome harbors these coding sequences:
- a CDS encoding CopG family transcriptional regulator — protein MSERTISIPEDVYTRIEERIKDTDFGSVDEYVTYVLREVLASLEEEEEEEVFSEEEEEKVKERLRALGYLD, from the coding sequence ATGAGCGAGAGAACAATCAGCATACCCGAAGACGTTTACACCAGAATCGAAGAGAGGATAAAGGACACGGACTTCGGCTCCGTGGACGAATACGTAACCTACGTTTTGAGAGAGGTTCTGGCGAGTCTGGAGGAAGAGGAGGAAGAGGAGGTTTTCAGTGAGGAAGAGGAAGAGAAGGTTAAGGAGAGGCTGAGAGCTCTG